In Bacteriovorax sp. Seq25_V, the following are encoded in one genomic region:
- a CDS encoding deoxyhypusine synthase family protein, producing MASIKSFMLENFKHFNSAALVDAAQGYEAHLAKGGKMMITLAGAMSTAELGKTLAQMIRADKVQIISCTGANLEEDLMNLVAHNSYERVPNYRDLTAEDEYKLLERGLNRVTDTCIPEEEAFRKLQKHIYAKWDAAQKAGKNFFPHEYMYQMLLSGELEQYYEIDPKNSWMLAAAEKNIPIVVPGWEDSTMGNIFASYCLTGELESRTMKSGIDYMVWLANWYTENTKDGLGIGFFQIGGGIAGDFPICVVPMLQQDLERDTPLWGYFCQISDSTTSYGSYSGAVPNEKITWGKLAAETPKFIVESDATIVAPLIFAYILDL from the coding sequence ATGGCTTCAATTAAGTCTTTTATGCTCGAAAATTTTAAACACTTCAACTCAGCGGCCCTTGTTGATGCGGCCCAGGGATATGAGGCACACCTTGCAAAAGGTGGGAAAATGATGATTACTCTTGCTGGAGCAATGAGTACAGCAGAACTTGGAAAAACTCTTGCTCAAATGATTAGAGCAGATAAAGTTCAAATCATTTCATGTACAGGTGCAAACCTTGAAGAAGACCTAATGAACCTTGTTGCACATAATAGCTACGAGAGAGTTCCAAATTACCGCGACCTCACTGCAGAAGATGAGTATAAACTACTTGAAAGAGGTTTAAATCGTGTAACAGATACTTGTATTCCAGAAGAAGAAGCATTTAGAAAACTTCAAAAACATATCTATGCAAAGTGGGATGCTGCTCAAAAAGCAGGGAAGAACTTTTTCCCACACGAGTATATGTACCAGATGCTACTATCAGGAGAGCTTGAGCAGTACTATGAAATTGATCCAAAAAACTCTTGGATGCTTGCCGCTGCAGAAAAAAATATTCCAATCGTTGTTCCGGGATGGGAAGATTCGACAATGGGAAATATCTTTGCCAGTTACTGCTTAACTGGAGAGCTAGAGTCGCGCACAATGAAGTCAGGTATCGACTACATGGTATGGCTAGCAAACTGGTATACAGAAAATACAAAAGACGGACTCGGAATTGGCTTCTTCCAAATTGGAGGAGGGATTGCGGGAGACTTCCCAATTTGTGTTGTTCCAATGCTTCAACAAGACCTTGAAAGAGACACTCCGCTTTGGGGCTACTTCTGTCAGATTTCTGATTCAACAACAAGTTATGGTTCTTACTCCGGAGCAGTTCCAAACGAAAAAATTACTTGGGGAAAACTTGCTGCTGAGACACCTAAGTTTATCGTGGAATCTGATGCAACAATCGTTGCACCACTAATCTTTGCATATATTTTAGATTTATAA
- a CDS encoding agmatinase family protein, with translation MEMIIDPNGKASANSGVYGLPYNEENSKVVYIPVPWDVTTSYIAGTHQGPEAIFNASEQIDFFDLEYKDAYKQGLFMQKEKSWIKTLNKKMRTQAQKIIDANEEVEGNKTLEAALKKVNDASKKVNDFVEAECDRLLAEGKIPVVVGGDHSTPYGAIKSYAKKYKKDFGVLHFDAHSDTRIAYMGFEHSHASIMYNASKDIPSIKKFVQVGIRDFCEQEYEYTKKSKKFDVYFDLDLQKRKLKGEKFEKIAKEIVSKLPKNIYISFDIDGLDPRFCPHTGTPVPGGLDYNEVVFILNTVVQSGRKIVGFDLVEVCPSGDESDEWDANVGMRLLYKMTSACMASQKIIKKN, from the coding sequence ATGGAAATGATTATTGATCCAAATGGCAAGGCAAGTGCTAATTCAGGTGTTTACGGGCTACCGTACAATGAAGAAAATTCAAAGGTTGTTTATATTCCTGTTCCATGGGACGTAACGACTTCATATATTGCAGGAACACATCAGGGACCTGAAGCTATTTTTAATGCAAGTGAACAGATCGACTTTTTTGATCTTGAGTACAAAGACGCCTATAAGCAGGGCCTTTTCATGCAAAAGGAAAAGTCTTGGATTAAAACTCTTAATAAAAAAATGAGAACTCAGGCGCAAAAGATTATTGATGCGAATGAAGAAGTAGAAGGTAATAAAACTTTAGAAGCGGCACTTAAGAAAGTTAACGATGCCTCAAAGAAAGTAAATGACTTTGTTGAAGCAGAATGTGACCGCCTTCTTGCTGAGGGGAAAATTCCTGTCGTTGTTGGTGGTGACCACTCAACTCCATACGGTGCGATTAAATCGTACGCGAAGAAATATAAAAAGGATTTTGGGGTCTTACATTTTGACGCACACTCGGATACACGTATCGCATATATGGGATTTGAACATTCTCATGCTTCAATCATGTATAATGCTAGCAAAGATATTCCTTCGATTAAGAAGTTTGTTCAAGTTGGAATCAGAGACTTCTGTGAACAAGAATATGAGTATACAAAGAAGAGTAAGAAATTTGATGTTTACTTTGATCTTGATCTTCAAAAGAGAAAATTAAAAGGCGAGAAGTTTGAGAAAATCGCAAAAGAAATCGTTTCTAAACTTCCAAAAAATATTTATATCTCATTTGATATCGATGGACTTGATCCAAGATTCTGCCCGCATACAGGGACGCCTGTTCCTGGAGGACTGGACTACAATGAAGTTGTTTTCATTCTAAATACTGTGGTTCAATCGGGGCGCAAAATCGTAGGTTTTGATCTTGTAGAAGTATGTCCATCTGGTGACGAAAGTGATGAGTGGGATGCTAACGTAGGGATGAGACTTCTTTATAAGATGACATCTGCGTGTATGGCGTCTCAGAAGATTATCAAAAAGAATTAA
- a CDS encoding Kazal-type serine protease inhibitor yields the protein MKRLVGIFTFLILITSCGEDPFKAKTASPSKNAALTSVKSTTESSSEGCICPMNYEPVCAGGKTYSNICMAQCEGKTFEYSGECSN from the coding sequence ATGAAAAGACTTGTCGGCATTTTCACATTTCTAATTCTTATCACTTCGTGTGGTGAAGACCCTTTCAAGGCGAAGACTGCATCGCCATCAAAAAATGCGGCATTAACTTCTGTAAAATCTACGACCGAATCATCTTCTGAAGGATGTATTTGTCCAATGAACTACGAGCCGGTTTGCGCTGGAGGCAAGACATACTCAAATATTTGTATGGCCCAGTGTGAAGGCAAGACATTTGAGTACTCGGGCGAATGTTCAAACTAA
- a CDS encoding YceI family protein: MKIVFLMLLSTCLFASETYLVNKEHSKIGFAVKYLGINDVEGRFNDFEIYYEVDSNKITKLEGKIAAASIDTADKKRDSHLRRSDFFDIGKYPTLSLKLVTPFLLKLNEKQEIEVALTILETTKNVKLNVVYLGPKTDPWTKVEGLYFKLDGELNRDDFGLTWNKVLDDNSGFLIAKTVKLNISIESYRSNEKPAFSRFYKEKQRGKTVSASKSELEDLEAIAEVVPANPKKVPVVVTPAPKKESQYSSFANVALTLITGFIVFLALIVFGIFSQRKISTYMEEKGYSETITYIVASGFVMIVLIIVSFFTAPLMGWGENPFLKYFN, encoded by the coding sequence ATGAAAATAGTATTTTTAATGTTGCTTTCAACATGCCTATTTGCCTCAGAAACATATCTCGTGAATAAAGAACATTCTAAGATTGGATTCGCTGTGAAATACCTTGGAATCAACGATGTAGAAGGACGCTTTAATGACTTTGAAATCTACTATGAAGTAGATAGCAACAAAATTACGAAGCTCGAAGGAAAGATTGCTGCGGCTTCAATCGATACGGCAGACAAGAAAAGAGACTCACACTTACGTCGCAGTGATTTCTTTGACATTGGAAAGTACCCAACACTTTCTTTAAAACTAGTCACGCCATTTCTTTTAAAGTTGAATGAGAAACAAGAGATCGAAGTTGCACTAACAATTTTAGAGACGACAAAGAATGTAAAACTTAACGTAGTTTATCTAGGCCCAAAAACTGACCCGTGGACGAAGGTTGAAGGACTCTACTTTAAACTTGATGGCGAGTTAAACCGCGATGACTTCGGACTAACATGGAACAAAGTTCTTGATGATAATTCTGGCTTCCTGATTGCTAAGACTGTTAAACTCAATATCTCAATTGAAAGTTATCGCTCAAACGAAAAACCGGCCTTCTCTCGCTTTTACAAAGAGAAGCAAAGGGGAAAAACAGTTTCAGCTTCAAAGTCAGAACTCGAAGACCTTGAAGCAATAGCTGAGGTAGTACCTGCGAATCCCAAAAAAGTGCCGGTTGTAGTTACTCCGGCGCCAAAAAAAGAATCTCAATATTCTTCTTTTGCGAATGTCGCACTTACATTAATTACTGGTTTTATAGTCTTTCTGGCCTTGATTGTATTTGGAATTTTTAGTCAAAGAAAAATTTCAACTTACATGGAAGAAAAAGGATATAGCGAAACCATAACTTATATTGTTGCCAGTGGATTTGTAATGATCGTTTTAATTATAGTTTCTTTTTTTACTGCACCATTAATGGGCTGGGGAGAGAATCCATTTTTAAAATATTTCAATTAG
- a CDS encoding CBS domain-containing protein codes for MVNYTPNLQVATPELDEQARICAGDILLKSALTLTKEMSISDACSLIDKHKASGAPVVDSAGRLLGFLSQKDCLKYILDMKYYNGGPKRVEDFMSKTVMTVHKEETILYLAELFLKNNYQMYPVVDTEGFLLGVVTRSELFSRINKLSQTTW; via the coding sequence ATGGTCAATTACACTCCGAATTTACAAGTAGCCACCCCAGAGCTTGATGAGCAGGCGAGAATTTGTGCTGGGGACATTTTACTCAAATCTGCGTTGACACTGACGAAGGAAATGTCAATTTCAGATGCTTGTTCTTTAATTGATAAGCACAAGGCATCTGGAGCCCCTGTTGTTGATAGTGCTGGACGTTTACTAGGATTTTTAAGTCAAAAAGATTGCCTGAAATATATCTTGGATATGAAATATTATAATGGTGGCCCAAAAAGGGTTGAAGATTTCATGTCAAAAACAGTGATGACAGTGCACAAAGAAGAAACAATTTTATATCTAGCTGAGTTATTTTTAAAAAACAATTATCAAATGTACCCTGTTGTTGACACTGAAGGCTTCTTACTTGGAGTCGTGACAAGAAGTGAATTATTTTCACGAATTAATAAGCTAAGTCAGACAACTTGGTAA
- a CDS encoding TIGR02147 family protein: protein MKDFSSYLKSVLEERQKNKNNYSIRSFALDLGVGKTTIAEIINGSRVPSERNLQTIIGNITQSEEERELLINQYAEASLQKRLKFKILEEAEFHPISDWEYFAILNLCKLKGNQGNAKWISQQLFIKESRAEECLKDLIAYNYLTIRDGKLLRLTNPISSQTEVSDLKIKKHHSHSLNLAEEALYNTPVEVREYIAGTIAIEEADLAKAKDELFEFYRSFAKKYDKTENADLVYKINIQFFPCRNY, encoded by the coding sequence ATGAAAGATTTTTCTAGTTACTTGAAAAGTGTTTTAGAAGAAAGACAAAAGAATAAAAATAACTACTCAATAAGAAGCTTTGCTCTTGATCTAGGAGTAGGCAAAACAACAATTGCCGAAATAATTAATGGTTCGAGAGTCCCATCAGAGAGAAATCTCCAGACAATTATTGGAAATATAACTCAGTCAGAAGAAGAAAGAGAATTACTGATCAATCAATACGCTGAGGCATCTTTACAGAAGAGATTAAAATTTAAAATACTCGAAGAAGCCGAGTTTCACCCAATTTCCGACTGGGAGTACTTTGCCATTTTAAATTTATGTAAATTAAAAGGCAATCAAGGTAATGCAAAATGGATTAGTCAGCAACTTTTCATCAAAGAAAGTAGAGCTGAAGAGTGCCTGAAAGATTTAATTGCATACAATTACCTGACTATAAGAGACGGTAAACTCTTACGTTTAACAAATCCTATTTCTTCACAGACAGAAGTTTCTGATTTAAAAATAAAAAAGCATCACTCACATAGTCTGAATCTTGCAGAAGAAGCATTATATAACACTCCTGTAGAGGTGCGCGAATATATTGCAGGAACGATAGCAATTGAGGAAGCTGATCTTGCAAAAGCAAAAGATGAGTTATTTGAATTCTACAGAAGCTTTGCTAAGAAATATGACAAAACAGAAAATGCTGATCTTGTATACAAAATCAATATTCAATTTTTTCCATGTCGAAACTATTAG
- a CDS encoding inorganic pyrophosphatase, giving the protein MNNDQITEFLKVAGHLFRPNPWHGVNVWDDKDKSVLNAYIEITPSDRVKYEIDKATGYLKIDRPQKFSNIIPALYGLIPRTYSAEKSAEYTMKQTGRDGLFGDADPIDVCVLTDKNIDHADILVNCIPIGGFRMLDGGEVDDKIVAVLKDDATYGHMTDITDCPEAILNQLKHYFLTYKEIPQTDKKAKVEITGLYGREEALKIIELGIEDYNDKYTAEYFSKL; this is encoded by the coding sequence ATGAACAATGATCAAATTACTGAATTTTTAAAAGTTGCTGGCCACCTATTTAGACCAAACCCATGGCATGGGGTAAATGTTTGGGACGACAAAGATAAGTCTGTTCTTAACGCATATATTGAAATCACTCCATCTGATAGAGTGAAGTATGAAATTGACAAGGCGACTGGTTACCTAAAAATCGATCGTCCACAAAAGTTTTCTAATATCATCCCAGCTCTTTACGGTCTGATTCCAAGAACATACTCTGCGGAAAAGTCAGCAGAGTACACAATGAAGCAAACAGGAAGAGATGGTCTTTTCGGTGATGCTGATCCTATTGATGTTTGTGTTCTTACAGACAAAAATATTGATCACGCAGATATTCTTGTAAACTGTATTCCAATTGGTGGTTTCAGAATGCTAGATGGTGGAGAAGTTGATGATAAGATCGTTGCTGTTTTAAAAGATGATGCGACTTATGGTCACATGACAGATATTACTGATTGTCCAGAAGCAATCCTTAATCAACTTAAGCACTACTTCTTAACTTACAAGGAAATTCCTCAAACAGATAAGAAAGCAAAGGTTGAAATCACTGGTCTTTACGGAAGAGAAGAAGCTCTAAAAATTATCGAGCTTGGAATTGAAGACTACAACGATAAATACACTGCTGAATACTTTTCAAAGCTATAA
- a CDS encoding adenine phosphoribosyltransferase, which yields MSKVQDIKKLIRTIPNFPHEGIMFRDVTTLLKDADGLQNTVELFVERYEKMDFDVVVGIESRGFILGSILAYHFHKGFIPVRKKGKLPGEVISQSYDLEYGTDTLELHVDAIKKGQKVLVIDDLLATGGTAFGAIKLIEKLEGKVVEFAVIVDLPDLQGKKKLEDAGHKVFTLVEYEGL from the coding sequence ATGAGTAAGGTACAAGATATCAAGAAATTAATTAGAACGATTCCAAATTTTCCACACGAAGGAATTATGTTTCGCGATGTGACAACTCTTCTAAAAGACGCAGACGGTCTTCAAAATACTGTCGAACTATTTGTTGAACGTTACGAAAAAATGGACTTTGATGTTGTTGTTGGTATTGAGTCTCGTGGTTTTATTCTTGGAAGCATCTTAGCTTACCATTTTCATAAAGGATTTATTCCTGTTCGTAAGAAGGGAAAGCTTCCTGGTGAAGTAATTTCTCAATCATATGATCTTGAGTATGGAACAGATACTCTTGAGCTTCATGTTGATGCTATCAAAAAAGGTCAAAAAGTACTCGTTATCGATGACCTTCTTGCTACCGGTGGAACTGCTTTTGGAGCGATTAAGCTAATCGAAAAGCTAGAAGGTAAGGTTGTTGAGTTCGCTGTAATCGTAGACTTGCCTGATCTTCAAGGGAAGAAAAAACTTGAAGATGCTGGTCATAAAGTTTTCACTCTTGTGGAGTATGAAGGGCTATAA
- the dtd gene encoding D-aminoacyl-tRNA deacylase — protein MKIVIQRVSQANVKVDGKVVSEIGKGMMLLVCMEKQDDSKVVEEASRKVLNYRIFADENGKMNLNLEQVGGEILAVSQFTLSWNGKKGNRPSFDNSKEPNEALVLFDKFCNYLSASAKVEKGQFGEHMNVSLTNDGPVTFSVDF, from the coding sequence ATGAAAATAGTGATCCAAAGAGTATCTCAGGCAAATGTTAAAGTTGATGGCAAAGTTGTATCTGAAATAGGAAAGGGAATGATGCTTCTTGTTTGTATGGAGAAGCAGGATGATTCAAAAGTCGTGGAGGAGGCCTCTCGTAAGGTTCTCAATTACCGAATTTTTGCCGATGAAAATGGGAAAATGAATTTAAACCTAGAGCAGGTTGGTGGCGAAATCCTAGCTGTAAGTCAGTTTACACTTTCCTGGAATGGAAAAAAAGGAAATCGTCCAAGCTTTGATAACTCTAAAGAACCAAATGAGGCGTTGGTGTTATTTGATAAGTTTTGTAATTATTTGAGTGCGAGTGCGAAAGTAGAAAAGGGCCAGTTTGGAGAACATATGAACGTGTCACTCACAAATGATGGCCCAGTTACTTTCAGTGTCGACTTTTAA
- a CDS encoding TM2 domain-containing protein: MLPILKSISDSHSKTMGYLLWIFGFTGAHRFYFGKPITGTLWFFTGGLLGVGWLIDLFLIPSMDEDADQKYNEGIIDYNIAWVALTFLGIFGIHRFYMGKILTGILYVFTGGFFMFGVIYDFWTLNEQIDEINKKGPF, from the coding sequence ATGCTACCAATTTTAAAATCAATAAGTGATAGTCATAGTAAAACCATGGGATACCTACTTTGGATCTTTGGGTTTACAGGAGCTCACCGCTTCTACTTCGGAAAACCGATCACTGGGACACTCTGGTTTTTCACGGGTGGCCTGCTTGGAGTCGGCTGGTTAATTGATCTCTTTCTTATTCCTTCGATGGATGAAGATGCTGACCAAAAATACAATGAAGGAATTATCGATTACAATATCGCATGGGTGGCCCTAACATTTCTTGGAATCTTTGGCATTCACCGCTTCTACATGGGTAAGATCCTCACTGGAATTCTCTATGTCTTCACTGGCGGTTTTTTTATGTTTGGAGTTATTTATGACTTCTGGACACTAAATGAACAAATTGATGAGATAAATAAAAAAGGGCCATTCTAG
- a CDS encoding cytidylyltransferase encodes MAKYQLTKYSNGYVLARFDGEVCGEKIFDNDYVILTKSSATEVSAVEFEYLDFDIEESVQMEILKAIGLCFRFMPNFIGHEDFIPNLFMPKVIDDNFDLTFFGGSFNPWHPGHSECIKQCAQFENAIVVVPDYSPWKDNLMESPLREMIKISKKVRGASANAAVYPGFWGSSQRNPTSKWIKDVQESKKNWLMGEDTFDTLLSWFEVDTFLDEIEKIYILPRSFERRSSSSVAEVEKYIVDKHPSLDVIWLKDHPFKDLASSKIR; translated from the coding sequence ATGGCAAAGTATCAATTAACTAAATATTCGAATGGCTACGTACTTGCAAGATTTGATGGCGAGGTTTGTGGAGAGAAGATTTTTGACAACGACTATGTCATTCTCACTAAGAGTAGTGCAACTGAGGTGAGCGCTGTAGAGTTTGAATATTTGGATTTTGATATTGAAGAGTCAGTACAAATGGAAATACTTAAAGCGATTGGATTGTGCTTTCGCTTTATGCCAAACTTCATTGGTCATGAAGATTTCATTCCAAATCTTTTTATGCCTAAAGTTATTGATGATAATTTCGATTTAACTTTTTTTGGTGGGAGTTTTAATCCATGGCATCCCGGTCATTCAGAATGTATTAAGCAATGTGCTCAATTTGAAAATGCGATTGTTGTTGTTCCTGACTACAGTCCATGGAAAGATAATTTAATGGAGAGTCCACTTCGTGAAATGATTAAGATTTCTAAGAAGGTGAGAGGCGCGAGCGCAAACGCCGCAGTTTACCCAGGCTTCTGGGGAAGCAGTCAAAGAAATCCAACTTCTAAATGGATAAAAGATGTTCAAGAGTCAAAGAAGAATTGGCTAATGGGCGAGGATACATTTGATACCCTTCTTAGCTGGTTTGAAGTTGATACATTTTTAGACGAGATTGAGAAAATTTATATTCTTCCAAGAAGTTTTGAAAGGAGAAGTTCTTCTTCTGTTGCAGAGGTCGAGAAGTATATTGTGGACAAGCATCCAAGTCTTGATGTGATCTGGTTGAAAGATCATCCTTTTAAAGATTTAGCTTCTAGTAAAATTAGATAA
- the rpsD gene encoding 30S ribosomal protein S4, whose amino-acid sequence MAKSTTGRSRYAIQRALGVELPGLGKAGALDRRPYGPGVHGNKRKKISDYAVRLKEKQKIVFHYGLREKQLVSYVKQAKRDTSGQPWMDLLLTTLESRLNNVVFRIGFAPSMPAASQMVAHGQIRVNGKKVDKASFIVKPGDVISLSEKGYKNQLYKQSSETPRIATIPACFNVEGTEQKKAKMVEKPLAQDVPFELAPQLVIEYYWKVK is encoded by the coding sequence ATGGCAAAGAGTACTACAGGTAGATCACGTTACGCTATTCAACGTGCATTAGGTGTTGAGCTTCCAGGTCTTGGAAAAGCTGGAGCACTAGACAGACGTCCTTACGGACCAGGTGTTCACGGTAACAAGAGAAAGAAAATCTCTGATTACGCGGTTCGTCTTAAAGAAAAACAAAAAATCGTATTCCATTACGGGTTAAGAGAGAAGCAACTTGTTTCTTACGTAAAGCAAGCAAAGAGAGATACTTCTGGACAACCGTGGATGGATCTACTTCTTACAACTCTTGAGTCACGTTTAAATAACGTTGTATTCAGAATTGGTTTTGCTCCATCTATGCCAGCTGCTTCACAAATGGTAGCTCACGGACAAATCAGAGTTAACGGAAAGAAAGTTGATAAAGCTTCTTTTATCGTAAAGCCAGGTGATGTAATTTCTCTTTCTGAAAAAGGTTACAAAAACCAACTTTATAAGCAATCTTCTGAAACTCCAAGAATTGCTACAATCCCAGCTTGTTTCAACGTAGAAGGAACAGAGCAAAAGAAAGCAAAAATGGTTGAGAAGCCACTTGCTCAAGATGTACCATTCGAACTAGCTCCACAGCTTGTTATTGAGTACTACTGGAAAGTTAAATAA
- a CDS encoding ABC transporter substrate-binding protein has protein sequence MKVRNIMESFSRLIVALAVVCSVGAQTVKVGSYIFPPYFEKSENGKFYGVIPDFLAGLNKFQKAYRFEVFETSPKRRYQDFLEGKFDSIFFESPQWGWEEIVEQNKLTFLGDVVLDGEVFISNISRKGSDDFFKDLKGKTIGLYLGYHYKFANFNSDEHYLKANFNAFVSSSHDRNIERIINNRLDMAIVTKSYIKKYLLDHPDTKSKIYISSVVDQDYRLKFGIRKSINFEESKMKKIIDEFLSSPTYHEIIKKYGLE, from the coding sequence ATGAAGGTAAGAAATATAATGGAGTCTTTTTCTCGGTTAATCGTCGCTTTAGCGGTTGTTTGTTCTGTTGGTGCACAGACTGTTAAGGTTGGCTCTTATATTTTCCCTCCATATTTTGAAAAGTCAGAAAATGGAAAATTTTATGGAGTTATTCCAGATTTTCTGGCAGGTCTTAATAAGTTTCAAAAGGCCTATCGATTTGAGGTTTTTGAAACTTCGCCAAAGAGAAGATACCAAGATTTCTTAGAAGGGAAGTTTGATAGTATTTTCTTTGAGTCTCCTCAATGGGGATGGGAAGAGATTGTTGAGCAAAATAAATTAACTTTTTTAGGGGATGTGGTTTTAGATGGAGAGGTCTTCATTTCAAATATCTCTAGAAAGGGTTCTGATGATTTTTTTAAAGACTTAAAGGGAAAAACGATAGGTCTATATCTTGGTTATCATTATAAGTTTGCAAATTTCAATTCTGACGAGCATTATTTAAAAGCAAACTTCAATGCATTTGTTTCTTCTTCTCATGATCGTAACATTGAAAGAATTATCAATAATAGGTTAGATATGGCGATCGTAACGAAGTCATATATCAAAAAGTATCTACTTGATCATCCTGATACTAAATCAAAAATTTATATTTCTAGTGTTGTCGATCAGGACTATCGATTAAAGTTTGGAATCAGAAAGAGTATTAATTTCGAAGAATCTAAAATGAAAAAAATAATCGATGAGTTTTTAAGTAGTCCTACGTATCATGAAATAATTAAAAAATACGGTTTAGAGTAG
- the hisS gene encoding histidine--tRNA ligase produces MSTIKPQNAKGTRDFGPIESNRRNFIFSTIRKHFESFGFMPLETPSVENLDVLTGKYGEEGDKLLFKILNSGDYLAKAPEDTLAAKDSRGLTRHISDRGLRYDLTVPFARYVSKNQNDLAFPFKRYQIQPVWRADRPQKGRYREFYQCDADVIGTDSLLCEVDLMQIYENAFADLGISDISIKFNNRKILLGLAEVIGAKEKLTDLTIAIDKLDKIPLEKVFEELEGKGFTKDQLSKINPIFNITGTNDEKIAIVTSIIGNNETGTVGLTELNKVLALGKEVGLTRIDFEPTLARGLDYYTGAIYEVKLADGSMGSIGAGGRYDDLTSVFGVKNLPGIGISFGADRIYDVMEARGLFTDIDNSIDYLIINFDDSMELDYLRLANQIRKNGHSVEIYPSNAKLKKQMSYADKRKVKKVIFFGENEKSEGRIKLKELATGTEEIISISEL; encoded by the coding sequence ATGAGTACCATTAAACCACAAAATGCAAAGGGAACTAGAGACTTTGGCCCTATCGAAAGCAATAGAAGAAATTTTATTTTCTCGACGATTAGAAAGCATTTTGAAAGTTTTGGTTTTATGCCACTTGAGACTCCATCAGTTGAAAATCTTGATGTACTAACAGGAAAGTATGGAGAAGAAGGAGATAAACTACTTTTTAAAATTTTAAATAGTGGTGACTATCTTGCAAAGGCCCCTGAAGACACTCTCGCCGCAAAGGACTCTCGCGGACTAACTAGACATATTTCAGACAGAGGTCTTCGCTACGACCTAACAGTTCCATTTGCAAGATACGTATCCAAGAATCAAAACGATCTTGCATTCCCATTTAAGAGATATCAAATCCAGCCGGTATGGAGAGCTGATCGTCCGCAAAAAGGACGCTACAGAGAATTCTACCAGTGTGATGCCGACGTTATTGGGACAGACTCGCTTCTTTGTGAAGTTGATCTTATGCAAATCTATGAAAATGCATTTGCAGATCTTGGAATTTCCGACATCTCAATTAAATTTAATAATAGAAAAATCTTGCTAGGCCTTGCTGAAGTTATCGGAGCAAAGGAAAAGCTCACAGACCTAACAATTGCGATTGATAAACTCGACAAAATTCCACTTGAAAAAGTTTTTGAAGAGCTCGAGGGCAAAGGCTTTACAAAAGATCAACTTTCAAAAATCAATCCGATTTTTAATATTACCGGAACGAATGATGAAAAGATAGCAATCGTCACTTCAATTATCGGGAACAACGAAACAGGGACAGTTGGACTTACTGAGCTCAACAAAGTTCTGGCCCTAGGAAAAGAAGTTGGACTAACTCGCATCGACTTCGAGCCAACACTAGCAAGAGGGCTTGACTACTATACGGGAGCAATATACGAAGTCAAACTTGCAGACGGTAGCATGGGTAGCATTGGTGCAGGTGGACGATATGACGACCTCACAAGCGTTTTTGGTGTCAAGAATCTTCCAGGGATTGGGATATCTTTTGGTGCAGATAGAATTTATGACGTGATGGAAGCGAGAGGATTATTCACAGATATCGACAATAGCATCGACTATTTAATCATTAACTTTGATGACTCTATGGAACTTGATTATCTTAGACTTGCTAATCAAATCAGAAAAAATGGACACTCTGTCGAAATTTACCCAAGCAATGCAAAACTAAAAAAGCAAATGAGTTATGCAGATAAAAGAAAAGTAAAGAAAGTAATCTTCTTTGGAGAAAATGAAAAAAGTGAAGGTAGAATTAAATTAAAAGAGCTTGCGACAGGTACAGAAGAAATCATATCAATATCAGAACTATAA